From the Gadus chalcogrammus isolate NIFS_2021 chromosome 18, NIFS_Gcha_1.0, whole genome shotgun sequence genome, the window ttgaACTTTGCTGTTAGTCAAATCCATCAcagtttgtattgtttttagCCTGACTGTTCATCCTTTAGCCTGACTGTTCATCCTAGTTAGAGATTAGCATACTGGCTATTTGTGGCTAGCCCGAGCcagcacatcacacacacagcggctcACGCGCTGATGAATCGAGTTAGGTTACATTCATTCCTAAAACATCAATCACGTCCCAAAAGTGCTTTATGCAGCATGCCTCTGTCTGTAACATTTTACAGAAAGTTTATTGAGATTTATTCTTATTTACACCTTTGCCTTGAAACCCAGTGCAAACGATACGGTGGTAAAGCATTATTACAAGGATGAAGCAATTATTATCTGTTCAAACCTTTTCCTCAAACTTAGGCAAAATAATTACACAAGCGTTTTGAATCTCTCATCAAATCGCAAATTAAATAAGGTTGTGAGATTGCGATAAAAATAACGTTTTTCTCCTTCCAAACATATAAAGCTAAGGCGATGTTTATGCAATTGTGTCTGAAACATTGCCATGCTGTGCCTACATCAAAAAGGTTGTAGAATATAGATCTTCTGTGAATAGGGCCTTCATCTCACAGATTTGGTAACCCAACCACCAATCTACAATTACAACCCAATTAGCATACTGAACAGACAAACAATGTCCACATTACAGAGATGGTGTGATGGACGGGCAGTCAGGCAGAAATTAAAGGACAAATATAGGACATTCAAACCCATATTGAAATGGGTTTGATTGGGAGATAAACAGCCAATCGGTTAACCTCTGGGTCACCAAGATGCCTTGACCtcctaattctctctctctctccctcactctctctctctttcacacttgctcgctctctttctctctttctttcgctctctctctctctctgaaatatatttaaaagcTCCTAGTATCTATGGAAATCCAAAGAGGACAAAAGGACAGCTAACAATGCTGATGCTCTGTGCCATTGAAACTTGTTGACAGCAGTTATGGCAGAGGATAAATACTTTATAATATCGTTTTGAAAATTCCCTTTGTGTCAACCCCTAATGTTACATGAATCACTATGTGTTggtgtttttgtttctctttgccattgcacacacaaacacactccattccacacatgcacacacagagttcATCACACATTTTCCATCACGGTTTCATTTAAGTTTGCTTGTGAAGTTTGTTTTACAGGTTGTGATGCGGTAATTTTCCATGTGGTTCGTTTAAAGAGGTGTGTGCCCAAGTAGGCTAATGATGTATAAGCTATACAATATATCTTTAGAAAAGTggaaattaaatttgcatgtAATTGGTTAAACCTTATGTTTGATCGTATTAATAATACAGTGAGCTTCTGGGTTTGTGTGGAAGAAAGGCTCAATTACGCTTGCTTTCAATTAATTACTTCTCTCCACTAGAGGGCAGAGTTACACCGTAGCCTAAAAAATCCGCCACACTTTAGGCTTTAGGCTCCAAATAATTGCTGATATGTTCCTCTTTGTTGACTTTACACATCAACCATAGCTTAGAGCGGACATATACGCCTCCCTCTCTGGAAGAGAAGTCGACAAAGTGTCCTTATTCCAAAGAGTAAATTAAAGATATATTTTTGTTCTTGTGTAAACGCTCTAATACAAGTAACCACCAAGCCCAAATACTTGTTTTGATGAAGCGTCATACAGTCGTTCAACCTCAACGGACGTCCAAGAACTCAACTACAAAGACTGTACTATTGTTACAGTTCTACTCTCACTggatatttttaatttattgttAAACCAGATCTTAAATATTTATGTACAATCGGATTTTGTGATGATATTTTGTGGTAACCTGTATTTGTACAATGAAGTGACTTTTTGAGTGTCATTTGGTTATATTTGGGAAATTGTTTATGACACAAAGACACGCTACTGTTTGAATGCTGAACTTTTTATGTTGATGGTGTAAACCCTGTCGTTAGTTGTGATAGTTGTCTACAACGGTCGACCTGGTAGAAGGGCCTCAAAATCTTGCTgtgttttactttatttaaaaaatataaaaagaataCTTCTCAAACAACTCCTACCAGGTCAACTCAACTTGTGCATGACTGTGAGATTGCCACCGTTTTCTGATCTTGTCATCTTCAGTTTGGCGACATTGTGAAGTGCCTTATCGGTGGCGTATTTTACCCCCATTACGGTCAGTTCAATGGGAGTCCTCGAAACCCTCGCAATGAATATGAGATAACGTTTCCAGAAAAGTCTCCCATCGTCCCTGAAAGATTGGATTTGTTGGAGCTTTTTCTGTTATAAATGACCTTGTGTTGTAGcctatttgttattgtttttcgtTTAAAGTGGGAAAGCACGTAGTTGTTACTTGTTGGTCAGCTGGAATCGTTTTTGGGGATGCTGGAGTCTTTGGTTTGAGACCGTTTAAACCGAAGAGTAATAATCTAACCTGAACAACGGCGCCTCCTCTGGTGAGAATATGCCAACGCGGCCACTGTATCTAACGCTATTGGCTTGTGACATCGGTGGTTTCGTATTTGTTACTCTTTAAAACGTAAGGCTgtgcagtaaaaaataaaaaagcaatcGCTCTCAAACCCAGGATAGCTTTCGGATCACAGTTTGGGAAGATCGGTAAAGGGTTTCATCGCAAAATGGTGTTTATCCTATGTGGCAAGTTTGTATTTGGTTTTTTAACCTTCTTCCAGTGTTCGGGTCAAATCGGAGTGATGATTTAGCATAAGTTGTAATTAATGCAAAATCATCAATATGGGATTTTCATCTGATTGCCTCCAGATCTTATGTTTTCCTCCAGGCATTTGAAGATAAATTCCTGATCACAACTTTAATTGAATTTGAATGATTTAGTCAACTTTTATCACACCTGTGGTGTTCTGGTTGCAAAATTACcgtcataggaatgaatgggcaaGACTACATTATGTTCATATAGCAGATGGAGAACATCCCGCAcacacaacccctccccccaaccataaacacacacacatagacacacgcaccacgcacacattccccctcccccacccaccaggccccaaactaatataatataataaaaggGAGGGCAATGAACACTGGAGAAAGGTTAGATGGGCCACAATATCCCAAACTCCTCTCTCCGACGGAATAAATATGTGAAGTGAACTCTGACCTTAATGAGGAAAAATTAAAGTGTTGTATTTTTCACAGCTGTATTTATTGTTGCTGGCAGCAGTATAGACGACTGTATTTTCCCATGATTGATATCTCCCTTTGGAGTGGaaccccatgtgtgtgtatgcgcctgTGTGATAGCGATATTGCATGGCATGCTGGCATTAAACACAGGTGTTGTAATTCAGTGTGTCTGACCTCTGCTGCTTTTCTATTGTCCAGCCATTTCTATATGAACTTTTTTCTTACAATAAAGAATCTCTAACTTTCGAAACAAAACTGCatcagttttagttttatttgcCTAGAACCAATTCATGGATAATGATGTACGTGTATATCTTCTTCCCACTGTTGATCTGGGCTCTGGCTAGACACAACCTGAACTAGACCATAATCAAACCAAGTGATGTGGTGGAACAACAGGGTTGTTAAGGTAGGCCTTCTTCTGTTGTAatttgcatttctttaaaaaatatatgtaatatatcTGCATTTTCCACCAACAAACATTTGCGTTAATGTAAAAAAGCGTTGAGTGATGTTTTCTAATGCCCTATTAATCCTCCATTAGTAGCAGTAGTTCCAGAAGGAGAAGGCCCTCCGTACCATCAACCCCTGGTAGTCTCCTCACTCCACGGGAGGCCCTCAGTAAACAGGGTTGAATCCTCTGAATCCACAAAGCTGCTCCTCTCATTGAAGTCTATTACATGCTAATTTCCCCATTAGTGCTGCCTTTGATAAACAGAGAAATATTTGATTCGGTCCCCCGTCCGCAACAGTAAGTGTTCCttacttacccccccccccccccccccccccccatcttcatCTCTGATGAATCCCCTAATCTAAGATGGAGGGCCCTCATGAGGCAGTGGTGGTCttcatctgttgaacactgggTACTCGTGTTTACCCAGTGTTTCATTACAGAACTTCAAAGAGTGGCTTTACTTTAACACCGCAGGATAAAGACACCCAATGGgcatagggtgtgtgtgtgtttcctaatTTGTTGAAtatgtcattcattcatttcttcaTGCCTTTACTGCGTTCATTTCCCCTTCACACACCCTTCACACGTTCACTTATCTTCGCTGCATCTCGGCCCATGGCTTTAATTTGACCATCGGTAACATTTTAAAAAAGGATTCCCTGAAGAAATTCAATATTGTGTTACTTTATATAGAATCCGGCACCTCACTTATCCCGACTCATTCACAACCAAGCGGTTTAGATGCAGATTTATACAGAAATATTTAGTATTTTACAAAGAGTGTTAAGTTAAACCCATGTTGTCATGCATGCTGTAATTTAGCCCTTGAATTGTACATATGCTTGTAGGAAATAtctgaataataaaataaaattagtaCAATATCAGTGATCTGATCACTATTCATTCCTTCtgttcattgttgttgtttttcaccCAATATATGTTAACTGTTTACTCTACGATTTTATTATGGAGTATGTATTTCCTTGATATGCagttttatacatttataatttcACATTTTTTTAGACAGGTGTCTACTTAAGGcctcagtaggcctacttagtaCTTTGTCAAATCAGCTAATTAAAGTTTTAAAACCGTCAAACTCCAGAGATGTCCTTCCCTGACATCTAAACCAGCTGCAGTTCTATTAGGCATGCAGACTAGTGTCGTCTCTTTCATCACAAGCGCACTTTGCTGTATTATGTTCTTGTCAGACGAACACAGACGACTCAACTTGAATAGCAGACATCGCGGGATTCTGGCGGGCTATCACGTGCAGTTCCTAGCAACCGGCCACAAAGGGGAACAAGACATTTCTTCCAAACGCATTCGACGCGTCGTTGTTGTCCTCTGCTTCAAAGCAGCAATCAACCAATCTCTCAGCATTGTTGCCTCTCTTTGGTGCACAACGTTTTCTATTGCTGTAGTTAACGAAGAagtcccttttgttttttttgtgtttcaaatgtgtgttgtaaaaaaaaaaaaaaaagcgcctGAATCAGTATTAAGCAGGTTACTAATAAGGGGCCGATGATAAGAAAACGGGGCTGTTTGGTGAGGTGTATGGATACTCACCGAGCACCGATTAGAACCGCCAGGTCGAACCCCGTTTGATCATCAAagggggctttttttttttagcaccaAAGCTGGTTTACTCACTGCAGGGCTTCGGCTGCACAATTAAAACAACGGCGCGGACACAAAGGGATCGGGGATACATGTGTGCCGATGGATGGCTAATGAAGTGCGCTGAAGGTTTGTCTTGTTATAGTGTCCCATTGTAATGAGCTAGCTCTGCTTGGGGACATCAAaagacccctgtgtgtgtgtgctctttggGAGGGGGTCCCGACCCCTAGCACACTCGCGTAGCAGACAAGGAGGTGGGCAATTGTTGACTCATCGAGGTTCTGCTTACTTAACGTGTTAGACAGTAGATAGAAgataatagaaaaacaaagcTTCAGATTATTGCCAAACATTAAGTCCTTCTCCcgctaaaataaataatgttgtAGGCCTAGCCTGTGtagttgtatgtgtttgtattaaatCCTTTCGATCTATTAAATAGGCTATGCGGTATTGTATTGGCCTGTTGCGTCATGAGATGCAGCGAAAAAATGtgggtttttttgtttgtttttttcagccCTTTGGCTTTGATTCACAAATTCCTCTCGAAGTCCTTATTAATAGCTCACTATTTGTAGCAGGACACAAAAACGAGGTCACTTCGGATGGGAATTCCTCGTTGAAGAGTAATAATTAAACAGCATTCATTGCACACAATACCAAAAACCCTTAGAAGTTCCTCAACCGTTTCAACATTTGCATATTTTGGGGGATGACCCTTTGATCTTCACCGCGCGGCTCTAATCACCCCCGTGCGTTTCACAAGCCCCCACCGTTACAATTAGGGATCAAACGATGCTAATGGGTGATTGGGACGACTGAATGATCACCCATTAAGGACCACTAAAGACTGTCTGTCGGCCCGGCTGTGCCACTTGGTAGGCCTACCTGTCAGCAATCTACGCGTTGCGTGGCAGTATGCTCCAATTGTaataaaacacatacacgcgTTATGTGTCTGTATAGACGATCGATATGATGAGTTGTAAGCAACATATGCCATCTGATTTAGGTTGACTATTCGTTGTAAGATTATATACGCACAAACTGAACGTTTTTATTGAATATTGGTGATCATGCTTGCTGTGCGTAAAAGTCCAGCGAACCTATTTTACGCGCAGGAAGACTGTGGCCTTTACAAATCTGGGCTTCATATAGTTACCGAATTAAACCAATTCGGCAAATATACAACTCAAAAGCCAACCTTGACCTTAGATGCAATATCAATGTAGGCTACAGGCCGACTTGTCGCATCGATACACCTGCTGTGATATGACCCATATCAGCATATGAACAACACTTGGAAATATATGAGACTTCAGGCCAAGGAACTCAAATGCCGCGTTTGATCTAAGACGTCGGGGATCCTGGTGGATaattgcacacaaacactgccGGGCATTTGGCTAAGATAGATTCCTGTCCGGGCCAATGATTCAtcgtatctatctatctatctgtgtgtgtgtgtgtgtgtgtgtgtgtgtgtgtgtgtgtgtgtgtgtgtgtgtgtgtgtgtgtgtgtgtgtgtgtgtgtgtgtgtgtgtgtgtgtgtgtgtgtgtgtgtgtgtgtgtgtgtgtgtgtgtgtgtacgtgtttgcgcacgcgtgcgtgtgtgtgtattggtcaTCCCATGCTGGCCTACCCGCTGGGAAGAGAGACGTTTCCCTTTGAAATTCCATCTCCCCTTTTTGTTACACATGACCGGGGGCGGGAAAACAAACAGTTGGGCTCGGGTATAAAAGCAGCGGCAGCTCCTCAACATCAGTCAGTCTCTGgtgagcggtgtgtgtgtttgaggtcaCAAACCGAGCGGTGAACCATCGACAAAGTATTGGATTTCCATTTTTGAGCGTTTAAAACGTTGTTTACAAGAGAAGGATCTATTTGCGTCATTTTGGTGCGACACTTAGCCAGATTTATAGGCATACCTCGTCCTTAAATACAAGGatttatatcaaataatacaacaGTCAACTCTCTTGAAAACATGATTCAGTCATCGGTGTTCCTCGCTACGGCGTATCTGCCGGTGATGTTCCTGAGTGCACTTTGTTCGGGATCTCTGATGTTCAACTCCAATGCGATAAAGAACCTTGCACCTGGACCGGGGACCCCGATTCACGGTGCGGGACAAGACGCGAGCTCGAGTCCAGATGAGTTCGGTTTATTGGACGGAGGGCATCACAACTTACTGATTGATCCCATTCAGGTAATTTCACTctcttaattatttttattttatattttatttcttcaAAGTTGATAGACTAAGTTGTAAAGTTTGTTTAATTTGCCTAATTGACTAGTTACctttatgtttaaaaataaaccaacctTCGACGTTAAGGTAACATAAATCTTTCCCGCCAGGCGTTGGCCTGCTCTGCGGATGACGAGTGCGGGGAGCACGGCTTCTGCTACGCCTCGCGCGGAGCCTGTCTGCCGTGCAAGCGGCGCAGGAAGAGATGTGCTCGCGACTCCATGTGTTGCCAAGGAAACCAGTGCAGCAACGGTAAGATGGAAGGCGCTGTCTACAGTTTAATGGATTTGACTCAATGAGCTTTTTAGTTTTTAATGGCACGCAATAGATAAAATAACCTGTTAAGGTTTTTGGAATTGACAAACTCACATTTTATCCAGGAATattaacaaaaagaaaaaataatatatataaatctaatTTAGTTTTCTGTAATTCGATAAAAAAGGCACCAGGTGAATATACGAGTGTAAGTAGCCtacgtgtgtgagcgtgcatgtgtgttctttTAAGCCACTGTAGCATGTAAGCCTCCTCTTGTCaatttcctgctcctcctcaccgcTCCTGTTCCCTCCCTCAGGTGTGTGTCTTCCCATGGACTCGGACATCGTGCAGCAGTTCACGGTAGAGGAGCCCAGCGCTTCCGTTAGCAGCACCGCTGGTAGCCACGGGGCTAATAACCATGGCCCTAGTAACCATGGCCCTAATAACCATGGCCCCAGCCACGGGGCTAGTGGCCACAGCATGAACAGCCAGGAGAACAGACCAGACGAGCAGAACTCCACCACACACTCAACCTCCACCAAGGACCCCCATAGTCCCCCCCCCAGAGGTGGGTCTGCCTATTATAAAGCTATTTCTACCGTCTTTTCTGTAGTTCTTTTGTTGTGGACTTCGTGGCTGTAGCTTGCGGTGGACTATAGTCTAACGGCCGACTCTTCCCCTGCAGGCCTGGAGGGAGAACGGTGTCTGCGTTCCAGTGACTGCTCAGGGGGCCTGTGCTGCGCGCGACACTTCTGGTCCAAGATCTGCAAACCCGTGCTCAGAGAAGGCCAGGTGAGCGGAgagctacaacacacacacaagccaacgCACTCATTATTACAAACGGGAGTATTCAAGGTATTGATTTGGGACTTGTTCACTAACATTAGTTCCTATGCGTTGTTCTCGTGATTCCAGGTTTGTACGAAACACCGTAAGAAAGGCGCGCTTGGTTTGGAGATCTTCCAGCGCTGCGACTGCGGGGCGGGGTTAGCCTGTCGGACGCAAAGAGGAGCTGAGGAGCAACGGATGCACAAGGCGGCCAGGGCCCTCCATACCTGCCAGCAGCACTGAGCAGAACCAAGACccacaagccacacacacacacacactcctacaagccacagatacacacacacacacatacacacacagacacacacacccacccacgagCCAaagatacataaacacacacgcacaaccacgaGCCACAGATgggcgcgcacaaacacacacacacacacacacacacacacgcacacacgcacacacacacacctgatagTGACAAAAACACATGCCTGCCGGACATCCAAGAGACACAGTACACACATGTGGACAGTACACACAAGTTGGaatcgcacacaaacatgcactaaAGGGAGGcagaaaaatacacacacacacatgaatgataGACTCTAAATAATTGTTATTCCTTACTGAAGTATGCATAGTGGCACGATACTACCTAATATTTAATGACATTATTTGTAATAGtatacaatacacaataaaagagac encodes:
- the LOC130371603 gene encoding dickkopf-related protein 1-like; its protein translation is MIQSSVFLATAYLPVMFLSALCSGSLMFNSNAIKNLAPGPGTPIHGAGQDASSSPDEFGLLDGGHHNLLIDPIQALACSADDECGEHGFCYASRGACLPCKRRRKRCARDSMCCQGNQCSNGVCLPMDSDIVQQFTVEEPSASVSSTAGSHGANNHGPSNHGPNNHGPSHGASGHSMNSQENRPDEQNSTTHSTSTKDPHSPPPRGLEGERCLRSSDCSGGLCCARHFWSKICKPVLREGQVCTKHRKKGALGLEIFQRCDCGAGLACRTQRGAEEQRMHKAARALHTCQQH